From a region of the Aliidongia dinghuensis genome:
- a CDS encoding DUF2501 domain-containing protein, giving the protein MMRQYFRLAFLTAAGLMITAAAPAQGIPGISGGTSSVPGIGNQLPGGASGLLGQVLPNVSSAGTANTTGVLSYCVQNNYLQGNSASSILSSLSGKSGVQSSSAFTAGQQGQLDTGNGNTFSMSGLQDQAKSKLCNMVLQHAQSML; this is encoded by the coding sequence ATGATGCGGCAATATTTCCGTCTCGCTTTCCTGACCGCCGCCGGTCTCATGATCACGGCCGCAGCCCCGGCGCAGGGCATTCCGGGCATTAGTGGCGGCACTTCGTCAGTGCCCGGCATAGGGAACCAGCTGCCGGGCGGCGCGTCGGGACTCCTTGGGCAGGTATTGCCCAATGTGTCCTCAGCCGGCACGGCCAATACGACCGGCGTCTTGAGCTACTGCGTGCAGAACAACTACCTGCAGGGCAACTCCGCGAGTTCCATCCTGAGTAGCCTCAGCGGCAAGAGCGGGGTCCAGTCTTCGAGCGCGTTTACGGCCGGGCAGCAAGGCCAGCTCGACACTGGCAACGGTAACACGTTCTCGATGAGCGGACTGCAGGATCAGGCCAAGTCGAAGCTGTGCAACATGGTCCTGCAGCACGCGCAATCGATGCTGTGA
- the murA gene encoding UDP-N-acetylglucosamine 1-carboxyvinyltransferase, whose translation MDKIRIRGGVALHGVIPIGGSKNAALPLMAASLLSAEPLVLCNLPHLADVTSMANLLNQHGVEMSLAEDLGRGANGGHCLRLDASRITSTEAPYDLVRKMRASVLVLGPLLARCGEARVSLPGGCAIGARPVDLHIKGLQQLGAEIEIEQGYIHATAPRGLKGAEVVLPIPSVGATENLLMAASLAEGETVLVNVAREPEIVDLAQCLVAMGAEVAGAGTDRITIKGRERLNGATHRVIADRIETGTYMMAAAITGGEVLLTGTSLKLLAAVGQVLGAAGIEVSEVENGIRVKGANGDGRPVIQGVDVMTEPFPGFPTDLQAQMMALMCIADGAAMITETIFENRFMHVPELCRMGANINIHGASAMVRGVKRLTGAPVMATDLRASVSLVLAGLAAEGETIVNRVYHLDRGYERLESKLAACGAQIERIRTS comes from the coding sequence ATGGACAAGATTCGGATTCGGGGTGGTGTCGCACTTCACGGGGTCATTCCGATCGGCGGTTCGAAAAATGCCGCCCTGCCGCTGATGGCGGCGAGCCTGCTGTCCGCCGAACCGCTGGTGCTCTGCAATCTGCCGCATCTGGCCGACGTCACCTCGATGGCGAATCTCCTGAACCAGCATGGCGTGGAGATGAGCCTGGCCGAGGACCTGGGGCGCGGCGCCAACGGCGGCCATTGCTTGAGGCTCGACGCCAGCCGCATCACCTCGACCGAGGCGCCCTACGACCTGGTGCGCAAGATGCGCGCGTCGGTGCTGGTGCTGGGGCCGCTCCTGGCACGCTGCGGCGAGGCGCGGGTCTCCCTGCCCGGCGGCTGCGCCATCGGGGCGCGGCCGGTCGATCTCCATATCAAGGGCCTGCAGCAACTGGGCGCCGAGATCGAGATCGAGCAGGGCTATATCCATGCGACCGCACCCCGGGGCTTGAAGGGCGCCGAGGTCGTGCTGCCCATCCCCTCGGTCGGCGCCACGGAAAACCTGCTGATGGCGGCGAGCCTCGCCGAGGGCGAGACCGTGCTGGTCAATGTCGCGCGCGAGCCCGAGATCGTCGATCTCGCGCAATGCCTCGTCGCCATGGGCGCCGAGGTCGCGGGTGCCGGCACCGACCGGATCACGATCAAGGGTCGCGAGCGGCTCAACGGGGCGACCCATCGGGTGATCGCCGACCGGATCGAGACGGGCACCTATATGATGGCGGCCGCCATTACCGGCGGGGAGGTGCTGCTGACCGGGACGAGCCTCAAGCTGCTCGCCGCCGTAGGCCAGGTGCTGGGGGCGGCCGGTATCGAGGTGAGCGAGGTCGAGAACGGCATCCGGGTCAAGGGCGCCAACGGCGACGGCCGGCCCGTGATCCAAGGGGTCGACGTCATGACCGAGCCGTTCCCGGGTTTCCCGACCGATCTGCAGGCGCAGATGATGGCGCTCATGTGCATCGCGGACGGGGCGGCCATGATCACCGAGACGATCTTCGAGAACCGCTTCATGCACGTGCCGGAACTGTGCCGCATGGGCGCCAACATCAACATCCACGGCGCCTCCGCCATGGTGCGCGGCGTCAAGCGCCTGACCGGCGCCCCGGTCATGGCGACGGATCTGCGCGCCTCGGTCTCGCTCGTGCTGGCGGGGCTTGCGGCCGAGGGCGAAACCATCGTCAATCGCGTCTATCATCTGGATCGGGGCTATGAGCGGCTCGAATCGAAGCTGGCCGCCTGCGGCGCCCAGATCGAGCGCATCCGGACAAGCTAG
- a CDS encoding DUF2948 family protein: protein MKLKAVDKEDMTVIAASLQDALVLIDDIAYFPEDEQFVFVANRYQWETDKAGAKEHARTTTGVTFSKVTAVRRKGVDRRDGDGMLSLLTIEVLPGALQLTFSGGAAIRLEVSGILCHLQDVGEPWPTRWRPDHASA, encoded by the coding sequence ATGAAGCTGAAGGCGGTCGACAAGGAAGACATGACGGTCATCGCCGCGAGCCTGCAGGACGCGCTCGTGCTGATCGACGACATCGCCTATTTCCCCGAGGACGAGCAGTTCGTGTTCGTCGCCAATCGGTATCAGTGGGAGACCGACAAAGCGGGTGCCAAAGAACATGCCCGCACCACGACCGGCGTCACCTTTTCCAAGGTCACGGCGGTCCGGCGCAAGGGCGTCGATCGGCGCGACGGCGACGGCATGCTGTCGCTGCTCACCATCGAAGTCCTGCCCGGAGCCTTGCAGCTGACGTTTTCCGGGGGTGCGGCCATCCGTCTGGAAGTGTCGGGGATCCTGTGTCATCTACAGGATGTCGGCGAGCCCTGGCCGACCCGGTGGCGACCCGACCACGCTTCTGCGTAA
- the hisG gene encoding ATP phosphoribosyltransferase has translation MRGNEALVLALPKGRILQQVVPLLARTGIEIEPEFDNEHSRQLRFKTNIPNLDVIRVRNFDVATFVAFGAAHLGIAGNDVLMEFSYPEIYAPLDLKVGHCHMAVAGPPGLLAADEPTRWSHVRVATKYPEITKRYFAQRGVQAECIKLNGAMELAPLLGLCRRIVDLVQTGSTLKANGLVEIERIAEISSRLIVNRPALKTRPDEVGDWIRRFEEAVNHAA, from the coding sequence GTGCGAGGTAACGAGGCGCTGGTCCTGGCGCTGCCCAAGGGACGCATCCTGCAGCAGGTAGTGCCATTGCTCGCCCGGACCGGCATCGAGATCGAGCCGGAATTCGACAACGAGCATTCGCGCCAGCTCCGCTTCAAGACGAACATCCCCAACCTCGACGTCATCCGGGTGCGCAACTTCGACGTTGCGACCTTCGTCGCGTTCGGTGCGGCCCATCTCGGCATCGCCGGTAACGACGTGCTGATGGAATTCTCCTACCCCGAGATCTACGCGCCGCTCGATCTCAAGGTCGGCCATTGTCACATGGCGGTGGCCGGGCCGCCAGGCCTGCTGGCAGCCGACGAGCCGACGCGCTGGAGCCATGTGCGCGTCGCGACCAAATATCCCGAGATCACCAAGCGCTATTTCGCCCAGCGCGGCGTTCAGGCGGAATGCATCAAGCTGAACGGTGCCATGGAACTGGCGCCGCTCCTCGGTCTTTGCAGACGTATCGTCGATCTCGTGCAGACCGGCTCGACCTTGAAGGCGAACGGGCTGGTCGAGATCGAGCGGATCGCCGAGATTTCGTCGCGCCTCATCGTCAACCGCCCGGCCCTGAAGACGCGGCCGGACGAGGTCGGCGACTGGATCCGGCGGTTCGAGGAGGCGGTGAACCATGCCGCTTGA
- the hisD gene encoding histidinol dehydrogenase, translating to MPLEEELKQSAPRRLVATDPGFASAFARLVEESRETAAEVDQTVAEILATVRREGDVALVDYTRRLDRFPATIESLRISAAEIDEAVASIPASTREALELAAERISAFHRSQMPDDHDTRDAAGVRLGWRWRPIEAVGLYVPGGTASYPSSVLMNALPAKVAGVDRLVMVVPTPDGIVNPLVLAAARLAGVDELYRIGGAQAVAALAYGTETIRPVDKIVGPGNAYVAAAKRQVFGTVGIDTIAGPSEILVVADGQNDPAWIAADLLSQAEHDRVAQSILITDDTAFADAVVAAAADHLSRLPRRAIAAESWEHHGAIIIVPSLGDAVPLVDRIAPEHLELAVADPDSLMAHVRNAGAVFLGRHTPEAIGDYVAGPNHVLPTSRAARFASGLGVNDFVKRTTYVGCDPASLAAIGPAACVLAEAEGLGAHALSVAIRLKGKD from the coding sequence ATGCCGCTTGAGGAAGAGTTGAAGCAGAGCGCGCCGCGCCGCCTGGTCGCAACCGACCCCGGTTTCGCGTCAGCCTTCGCACGCCTGGTCGAGGAGAGCCGAGAGACTGCGGCCGAGGTCGACCAGACTGTGGCCGAGATCCTGGCGACGGTGCGCCGCGAAGGCGACGTGGCACTCGTCGACTATACGCGCCGCCTCGACCGCTTTCCGGCGACGATCGAGAGCCTGCGGATCAGCGCCGCCGAGATCGACGAGGCCGTGGCGTCGATCCCGGCGTCAACGCGCGAGGCCTTGGAACTCGCGGCCGAACGCATCTCCGCGTTCCATCGCAGCCAGATGCCGGACGACCACGATACGCGCGATGCCGCCGGTGTCCGGCTTGGCTGGCGCTGGCGGCCGATCGAGGCGGTCGGGCTTTATGTGCCGGGCGGCACGGCATCCTATCCGAGCTCCGTGCTGATGAACGCGTTGCCGGCCAAGGTCGCGGGCGTCGATCGCCTGGTCATGGTCGTGCCGACGCCGGACGGCATCGTCAATCCGCTGGTGCTGGCGGCGGCGCGGCTCGCCGGCGTTGACGAGCTCTATCGTATCGGCGGCGCCCAGGCGGTGGCGGCGCTCGCCTACGGCACCGAGACGATCCGGCCGGTCGACAAGATCGTCGGGCCCGGCAACGCCTATGTCGCGGCCGCCAAGCGCCAGGTGTTCGGCACGGTCGGCATCGACACGATCGCGGGTCCGTCCGAGATCCTGGTCGTGGCCGACGGCCAGAACGATCCGGCCTGGATCGCGGCCGACCTCCTGTCCCAGGCCGAGCACGATCGGGTCGCCCAGAGCATTCTCATCACCGACGATACGGCCTTCGCCGATGCTGTCGTGGCTGCCGCCGCCGATCATCTGTCGCGCCTGCCGCGGCGCGCCATCGCGGCCGAGAGCTGGGAGCACCACGGCGCCATCATCATCGTGCCGTCGCTGGGCGATGCCGTGCCGCTGGTCGACCGGATCGCACCCGAGCATCTGGAGCTGGCCGTCGCCGATCCCGACAGCCTGATGGCCCATGTGCGCAATGCGGGCGCCGTGTTCCTCGGCCGCCATACGCCCGAGGCGATCGGCGATTATGTCGCCGGGCCGAACCATGTCCTGCCGACCTCGCGTGCGGCGCGCTTCGCCTCGGGTCTCGGCGTCAACGACTTCGTGAAGCGGACGACCTATGTCGGCTGCGATCCGGCGAGCCTTGCTGCGATCGGGCCGGCGGCCTGCGTGCTGGCCGAGGCGGAGGGCCTGGGCGCCCACGCCCTGTCGGTCGCGATTCGACTCAAAGGCAAGGATTGA
- a CDS encoding UPF0262 family protein: MNGEASSSASPSTATIVDLTLDERTVIRRNADIEHERAVAIFDLLEENHFCLVNQPDVGPFHLRLSLEENRLLFDIETAGREPIDRVTLPLASLRRIVKDYFLVCESYYAAIKHSTPSQIEAIDMGRRGLHNEGSEVLRERLADKVEIDLPTARRLFTLICVLHIRG; this comes from the coding sequence ATGAACGGCGAAGCATCATCCTCCGCTTCGCCGTCCACGGCGACCATCGTCGATCTCACGCTCGACGAGCGCACGGTCATCCGCCGCAATGCCGACATCGAGCATGAGCGCGCGGTCGCAATCTTCGACCTGCTCGAGGAGAACCATTTCTGCCTGGTCAATCAGCCGGATGTCGGGCCGTTTCACCTCCGCCTTTCGCTCGAGGAAAACCGCCTGCTGTTCGATATCGAGACGGCGGGCCGCGAGCCCATTGATCGCGTGACCCTGCCGCTCGCGAGCCTCCGCCGGATCGTGAAGGATTATTTCCTGGTCTGCGAGAGCTACTACGCCGCGATCAAGCACTCGACGCCGTCGCAGATCGAGGCGATCGACATGGGGCGCCGCGGCCTGCACAACGAGGGGTCGGAGGTGCTGCGCGAGCGGCTTGCCGACAAGGTCGAGATCGATCTGCCGACCGCCCGACGGCTCTTCACGCTCATCTGCGTCCTGCATATCCGCGGGTAG
- a CDS encoding arsenate-mycothiol transferase ArsC produces MAALPSAVLFACSMNSVRSPMAEAIMKHLHGHRVYVDSVGARPGDHDPFVDIVMDEIGIDMSKHRVKTFDQLDDDYFDIIVTLSPEAHHKALEMTRTMACDVEFWPTLDATAVDGSRDARLDAYRAVRDTLLRRISERFSRPPVADV; encoded by the coding sequence ATGGCCGCGCTGCCCTCTGCCGTTCTCTTCGCCTGCTCGATGAACTCGGTCCGCTCACCCATGGCGGAGGCGATCATGAAGCATCTGCACGGCCATCGGGTCTATGTCGATTCGGTCGGCGCGCGTCCCGGCGACCATGACCCGTTCGTCGATATCGTCATGGACGAGATCGGCATCGACATGAGCAAGCACCGGGTGAAGACGTTCGACCAGCTCGACGATGACTATTTCGACATCATCGTGACGCTCTCGCCGGAGGCGCACCACAAGGCGCTGGAGATGACCCGCACCATGGCGTGCGACGTCGAATTCTGGCCGACGCTCGACGCGACGGCGGTCGACGGCAGCCGGGATGCCCGGCTCGATGCCTATCGCGCGGTGCGCGATACACTTCTCAGGCGCATTTCGGAACGGTTCAGCCGCCCACCGGTTGCCGACGTCTGA
- a CDS encoding ATP-binding protein: MKPRLRNLAERLSLQLGVAILVIVVCLCLIGIEGADIWSARRVTLDHGLENTRNLAGAIAQHAEDTFRNTDGAMVGLIDRIESTGTGPEALLGLGRIIGVRVAMMPQLKALGVLDADGKAVVTSLPEPVAANYADRDYFIFHRTHPDRALRIGKPVQSKTKGEWVIPVTRRFDHADGSFAGVVLATVDMAYFQRFYDRFQIGEHGVILLASADGFQLVRRPFDPANVGKDMRHGVLFHDLLPSGAAASAEIRSSTDGTKRLASYRRLDAYPLVASVALAKEDVLAVWREDTASHAIGVGMLVTALAALGFRLSRQIALRMTMQQAAQQATAAAAVATTALSETQARLQAILDNAPVAISLKDRQHRYLLVNRQYEAWFAITRAQQVGRTLAESHSDPAFVRLIEEIDEQVLTTGLPRTSEIYEENPGQPPRWFLVTKFPVRDPDGTIIGLGTVNIDISERHHAAEALRAAKEAAEEANRAKSDFLASMSHEIRTPMNGIIGFADLLLAGGLEGEQQRRATLIKDSAKSLLAILNDILDLSKIEAGRLELETIAVSLPGVVDGAASIVRTEATANGLDLHTEIEGDLPDWIMGDPTRLRQILLNLLSNAVKFTPSGGITVSVMLDDTAPRTGLRFAVTDTGIGIPADRQHVLFQNFSQIDRSVTRRFGGTGLGLAICKRLVEAMGGSIGVESEEGRGSTFWFTIPLVVADAPAFISQTPAPAGSHARVLVVDDLLMNQLVVEGLLTMAGHDAVTVDNGAAAVEAVQAQPFDLVLMDMEMPIMDGITATKAIRRLPAPLSSIPVVALTANAMPVEVARCRAAGMNDHLTKPVDQEALLAAVDRWAAAFRSGRPS, from the coding sequence GTGAAGCCACGCCTGCGAAATCTTGCCGAACGGCTTTCGCTGCAATTGGGCGTGGCGATCCTTGTCATCGTCGTCTGCCTGTGCCTCATCGGCATAGAGGGGGCTGACATCTGGAGCGCGCGGCGGGTAACGCTCGACCACGGGCTCGAGAACACGCGCAATCTCGCGGGCGCCATCGCCCAGCATGCCGAGGACACATTCCGCAATACCGACGGCGCGATGGTCGGCCTGATCGATCGCATCGAGTCGACCGGAACGGGGCCCGAGGCCCTCCTCGGTCTGGGGCGCATCATCGGCGTCCGGGTCGCGATGATGCCGCAGCTGAAGGCACTGGGCGTGCTCGATGCGGACGGCAAGGCGGTCGTGACCTCGCTGCCCGAGCCCGTCGCGGCCAACTATGCCGACCGGGACTATTTCATTTTCCATCGCACCCATCCCGATCGCGCGCTGCGCATCGGCAAGCCGGTCCAAAGCAAGACCAAGGGGGAATGGGTCATACCGGTCACACGCCGGTTCGACCATGCCGACGGCAGCTTCGCCGGCGTCGTGCTGGCTACCGTCGACATGGCGTATTTCCAGCGCTTCTACGACAGGTTCCAGATCGGTGAGCACGGCGTGATCCTGCTGGCCTCGGCCGACGGCTTCCAACTGGTCCGCCGGCCGTTCGATCCGGCGAACGTCGGTAAGGACATGAGGCACGGCGTGCTCTTCCATGACCTCTTGCCCTCGGGTGCCGCGGCCTCTGCCGAGATACGCTCGTCGACCGACGGGACCAAGCGGCTCGCCAGCTATCGCCGGCTCGACGCGTATCCGCTGGTCGCGTCGGTGGCGCTCGCCAAGGAAGACGTGCTCGCGGTCTGGCGCGAGGACACGGCGAGCCACGCGATCGGCGTCGGGATGCTGGTGACGGCGCTGGCGGCACTGGGATTCCGCCTGTCGCGCCAGATCGCGCTGCGCATGACGATGCAGCAGGCGGCCCAGCAGGCGACCGCGGCGGCGGCAGTCGCAACCACCGCGCTGTCGGAGACCCAGGCGCGGCTGCAGGCGATCCTCGACAATGCGCCGGTCGCGATCAGCCTCAAGGACCGGCAGCATCGCTATCTCCTGGTGAACCGGCAGTACGAGGCGTGGTTCGCGATCACGCGGGCCCAGCAGGTCGGCCGGACGCTTGCCGAATCCCATTCGGACCCGGCGTTCGTGCGTTTGATCGAAGAGATCGACGAGCAGGTGCTGACGACCGGGCTCCCGCGGACCTCCGAAATCTACGAAGAGAACCCGGGCCAGCCGCCGCGCTGGTTCCTGGTCACCAAATTCCCGGTTCGGGATCCCGATGGGACGATCATCGGCCTCGGCACGGTGAATATCGACATCTCGGAGCGCCATCACGCGGCGGAAGCGCTGCGGGCGGCGAAGGAGGCCGCCGAGGAGGCGAACCGCGCCAAGTCGGATTTCCTCGCCAGCATGAGCCATGAAATCCGCACGCCGATGAACGGCATCATCGGTTTCGCCGACCTGCTGCTTGCCGGCGGGCTCGAGGGCGAGCAGCAGCGCCGCGCGACGCTCATCAAGGATTCCGCGAAGTCGCTGCTCGCCATCCTCAACGACATCCTCGATCTCTCGAAGATCGAGGCCGGCCGGCTCGAACTCGAAACCATCGCGGTCAGCCTGCCGGGCGTGGTCGATGGCGCCGCGTCGATCGTGCGGACCGAGGCGACGGCAAACGGCCTCGATCTGCACACCGAAATCGAGGGGGATCTGCCGGACTGGATCATGGGCGATCCGACGCGGCTCAGGCAGATCCTGCTCAATTTGCTGAGCAATGCCGTGAAGTTCACGCCGAGCGGCGGCATTACCGTGTCGGTGATGCTCGATGACACGGCCCCGCGCACGGGGCTCCGCTTCGCGGTCACCGACACCGGCATCGGCATTCCGGCGGACCGGCAGCATGTGCTGTTCCAGAACTTCTCCCAGATCGACCGCTCGGTCACCCGGCGGTTCGGGGGCACCGGGCTCGGGCTTGCCATCTGCAAGCGCCTGGTCGAGGCGATGGGCGGGTCGATCGGCGTCGAGAGCGAGGAGGGCAGGGGCAGCACCTTCTGGTTCACGATCCCGCTCGTCGTTGCCGACGCGCCGGCCTTCATCTCGCAGACGCCGGCACCGGCGGGCTCGCATGCCCGCGTCCTCGTCGTCGACGATCTCCTCATGAACCAGCTCGTCGTCGAAGGCCTCCTGACCATGGCCGGGCACGACGCGGTCACCGTGGACAATGGTGCCGCCGCGGTCGAGGCGGTGCAGGCTCAGCCGTTCGACCTCGTGCTGATGGACATGGAAATGCCGATCATGGACGGGATCACCGCGACCAAGGCGATCCGCCGCCTGCCGGCGCCGCTTTCGAGCATCCCGGTCGTCGCTCTGACCGCAAACGCCATGCCGGTCGAAGTCGCGCGCTGCCGGGCCGCGGGCATGAACGACCATCTGACGAAGCCGGTCGACCAGGAAGCACTGCTGGCGGCGGTCGACCGCTGGGCCGCCGCCTTCAGGTCCGGGCGCCCGTCGTAA
- a CDS encoding eL24 family ribosomal protein has product MLDIADCINETCPWSGKPVSADALTLYQGRVVGFCNPGCRDKFELAVGHFEAAAARVTTAQVTTGART; this is encoded by the coding sequence ATGCTGGATATCGCCGACTGCATCAACGAGACCTGCCCCTGGTCCGGCAAGCCGGTCAGCGCGGATGCGCTGACGCTCTACCAGGGCCGGGTCGTTGGCTTCTGCAATCCTGGCTGCCGCGACAAGTTCGAGCTGGCGGTCGGCCATTTCGAGGCCGCCGCGGCGCGGGTCACGACGGCGCAGGTTACGACGGGCGCCCGGACCTGA